A part of Paraliobacillus zengyii genomic DNA contains:
- a CDS encoding sensor histidine kinase has translation MRQIIQKARKLLQDLKIRHKLLGIYLLATVLPILLVGAYMNYATRDVVLSNAVYEAESNVDKLEMRLDTILNRVTSISDLIYLSEDMQHLLHQEYLTNLQVYNAYNEYPIFDEYLKYYDEIENIQFHMSKQMITNSHFIHADKNTMQEKWYQQAVENKGKIYWVFKEEEYTGDSFLTLTRAIYDQDNIFLGVLSIYVSPDKLKEISIGELQDVFITLDEEVIVYHQDQRKIGDYPAFLESNEKSEHSNYVIDKHYEEKDVKINVHTFQPERALSNDIQVASIVPVEEIMQAPNHIFFRGFMVILAALSVSIFSIIIFIKTFNVRINTLKKAMFRVAKGKFNIKKEIPGKDEIGEVYDELYQTSQSIQKLIDEVYVHKIKEERWRRKQKETDFKMLSSQINPHFLYNTLEMIRMKALLNKDKEVAEIIQKLSKMMRSALERTDLPVPLKKEIDLVTTYLEIQTMRFGEKFSYQFELNCDIKKYQLFPLLIQPIVENAIIHGLEPKEGPGWVEIHVEEREQHLQVTVEDNGVGMSRERLIQVYQRLNEETDQPDGERIGVRNVHQRIQLYYGMDYGIEITSKQNEGTKVVFSLPVIKKKF, from the coding sequence ATGCGACAGATTATACAAAAGGCGCGAAAGCTGTTACAAGATTTAAAAATTCGCCACAAACTGTTAGGTATTTATCTCCTTGCAACAGTTCTACCAATCTTGTTGGTAGGTGCTTATATGAATTATGCAACGCGTGATGTTGTGTTAAGCAATGCTGTATACGAAGCTGAATCGAATGTAGATAAATTAGAAATGCGACTTGATACGATTTTAAATCGTGTCACTAGTATTTCCGATTTAATCTACTTAAGTGAAGACATGCAACATTTATTGCATCAAGAATATCTTACGAATTTACAAGTGTATAACGCATATAATGAATATCCAATTTTTGATGAATATTTAAAATATTATGATGAAATCGAGAATATTCAATTTCATATGAGTAAGCAAATGATTACGAATTCGCACTTTATTCATGCTGATAAAAATACAATGCAAGAAAAATGGTATCAACAAGCGGTGGAAAACAAAGGCAAAATCTACTGGGTTTTTAAAGAGGAAGAATATACTGGAGATTCCTTTTTAACCTTAACTCGTGCAATTTATGATCAGGATAATATATTTTTAGGAGTTTTAAGTATTTATGTTTCACCAGATAAATTAAAAGAGATATCAATAGGTGAATTACAAGATGTTTTTATCACCTTGGACGAAGAAGTCATTGTTTATCACCAAGACCAAAGAAAGATCGGTGACTATCCAGCCTTTCTAGAATCAAATGAAAAAAGTGAACATTCTAATTATGTCATCGATAAACACTATGAAGAAAAAGATGTAAAGATTAATGTCCACACTTTTCAACCAGAACGAGCGTTGAGTAACGACATTCAAGTGGCGAGTATTGTACCAGTAGAAGAAATTATGCAAGCACCGAATCACATTTTCTTTCGCGGATTTATGGTCATACTGGCTGCATTAAGTGTATCTATCTTTTCCATTATTATTTTTATTAAAACCTTTAATGTTCGAATTAATACGTTAAAAAAAGCAATGTTTCGCGTAGCAAAGGGCAAATTTAATATTAAAAAAGAGATTCCAGGTAAAGATGAAATTGGCGAAGTATATGACGAACTTTACCAAACGTCCCAGAGTATTCAAAAATTGATTGATGAAGTCTATGTTCATAAGATTAAAGAGGAGAGGTGGCGTAGAAAGCAAAAAGAAACAGATTTTAAAATGCTCTCGAGCCAAATAAATCCACATTTTCTTTATAACACGTTAGAAATGATTCGAATGAAGGCTTTATTAAATAAAGATAAAGAAGTTGCTGAGATTATTCAAAAGTTAAGTAAAATGATGCGATCTGCATTAGAACGAACAGACCTACCTGTGCCATTAAAAAAAGAAATCGATTTGGTTACTACGTATCTAGAAATTCAAACCATGCGTTTTGGTGAGAAGTTCAGTTACCAATTTGAACTGAACTGCGACATAAAGAAATATCAGTTGTTCCCGTTATTAATCCAGCCGATCGTTGAAAATGCCATTATTCATGGACTTGAACCAAAGGAAGGACCTGGATGGGTGGAAATCCATGTGGAGGAGAGAGAACAACATCTACAAGTAACTGTCGAGGATAACGGAGTGGGCATGTCGCGTGAACGTCTAATACAAGTTTATCAACGTTTAAATGAAGAGACAGATCAGCCGGATGGCGAAAGAATAGGTGTGCGTAATGTTCATCAGCGCATCCAGTTATACTACGGCATGGACTACGGAATTGAAATAACTAGCAAACAAAATGAAGGAACGAAAGTAGTCTTTAGTTTACCAGTAATCAAAAAGAAGTTTTAA
- a CDS encoding glycoside hydrolase family 1 protein, giving the protein MYHEKLDPFPKDFLWGAASAAYQIEGGWDADGKGPSVWDEFAKIPGKTFEGTNGDVAVDHYHRFQEDVKLMAEMGMKSYRFSVAWSRIFPEGSGEVNEKGLAFYEQLIDALRKYKIEPVLTLYHWDIPKALQDKYGGWESRKVIDDFDQYARTLFTRFKDKVKYWVSFNEQNVFTAMGYRWDTHPPRVTDVKRMFAANHIINLTNAKVINSFHELVPNGLIGPSFGYGPMYSFDCDPSNVLAALNGEEFQNHWWMDVYVHGKYPKVTFKHLTRLGIAPTLEAGDEALLQSAKPDFLGVNYYHGGTVKANEIEQPPTSEDQDTEEKAFQATDPYLMQPKTEQAQSPETTMFKNVANPFLETTKWGWEIDPIGIRIALRRLQNRYDLPMMITENGLGAIDQLTDEGTIEDDYRIEYLQTHLIEVQKAITDGVELLGYCAWSFTDLLSWLNGYKKRYGFVYIDRDDTSEKDLKRIPKKSYYWYKKVIETNGKELYSNR; this is encoded by the coding sequence ATGTACCATGAAAAACTTGATCCATTTCCAAAAGATTTCTTATGGGGAGCGGCTTCAGCAGCTTATCAGATTGAGGGAGGATGGGATGCAGATGGTAAGGGACCGTCTGTATGGGATGAATTTGCTAAAATTCCAGGGAAGACGTTTGAAGGAACAAATGGTGACGTGGCAGTTGATCACTATCATCGTTTCCAAGAAGACGTCAAACTAATGGCTGAAATGGGAATGAAATCCTACCGTTTTTCAGTTGCTTGGAGCAGAATTTTTCCAGAAGGAAGCGGAGAAGTAAATGAAAAAGGATTAGCATTTTATGAACAACTTATCGATGCGTTACGTAAATATAAAATTGAACCAGTCTTAACGTTGTATCATTGGGATATTCCAAAAGCTTTGCAGGACAAATATGGCGGTTGGGAATCAAGGAAAGTAATCGATGACTTTGATCAATATGCACGAACGCTTTTTACACGTTTTAAGGATAAGGTCAAGTACTGGGTAAGCTTTAATGAACAGAATGTTTTTACTGCAATGGGATATCGTTGGGATACACATCCGCCAAGAGTTACCGACGTAAAACGAATGTTTGCGGCGAATCATATCATCAATTTAACCAATGCAAAAGTAATAAATAGTTTTCATGAATTGGTACCAAATGGTTTAATTGGCCCAAGCTTTGGATATGGTCCGATGTACAGTTTTGATTGTGATCCATCGAATGTATTAGCTGCATTAAATGGCGAAGAGTTCCAGAACCACTGGTGGATGGATGTTTATGTTCACGGAAAATATCCGAAAGTTACATTTAAACATTTAACACGATTAGGTATCGCACCAACGTTGGAAGCTGGTGATGAAGCATTACTGCAATCTGCGAAACCAGATTTTCTTGGGGTGAACTATTACCATGGTGGAACAGTAAAAGCTAATGAAATAGAGCAACCACCAACAAGCGAAGATCAAGATACTGAAGAAAAGGCATTTCAAGCAACAGATCCTTATTTAATGCAACCAAAAACGGAGCAAGCACAAAGTCCAGAAACAACGATGTTTAAAAATGTTGCAAATCCATTTTTAGAAACAACAAAATGGGGCTGGGAAATTGATCCGATTGGCATACGGATTGCTTTAAGAAGACTTCAAAATCGATATGATTTACCAATGATGATTACTGAAAATGGCTTAGGTGCAATTGATCAGTTAACGGACGAAGGAACAATTGAAGATGATTACCGGATTGAGTATTTACAAACGCATCTTATTGAGGTGCAAAAAGCAATCACAGACGGTGTTGAATTGTTAGGTTATTGTGCATGGTCTTTTACGGATCTATTAAGTTGGTTGAATGGTTACAAGAAACGATATGGTTTTGTATATATTGATCGTGATGATACAAGTGAAAAAGATTTAAAACGCATTCCGAAGAAAAGCTACTATTGGTATAAAAAAGTAATTGAAACAAATGGAAAAGAATTGTATAGTAATAGATAG
- a CDS encoding glycosyl hydrolase family 95 catalytic domain-containing protein: MNIKDKIPLRGVWNKAPATKWEEAYLAGNGIQGVMVYGDPMHETIIGNHCRLFLPQGNSHQLPEMAEHLPEVRELIRTQGYKEALKFYYQKAKQSGYPGLTMSDPYHPAFHLHIDMPVTNYQSYYKSINYQTGEIAVNFTEGTTDYQSKTFVSRSDDVIVYQLEANKGMIDCNVSLANYDNQGLDSKKQLSEEGITAHYRYVNGAGGYDVVIRLIAPDAICEQKLDKVRIRNTTKLLIIMKIFPYQDEKDSNMDSLTSVIGFDKTYQDLFQAHARIHQEMFDRVALNLTTDTQRQRNIESLLDEAKENSVLPQALIEKIYDAGRYMYLSSAGELTPNLQGIWTGTFHPAWSGDFTFDTNVQLSIAAALSSNLSEGLAGYFRLLKELLPGFRENAQKYYGCRGIMSSAHSSNTGKHIHWNEEWPLHFWTCGAGWLGHWFYQYYLFTGDKKFLAKEAVPYLEEVALFYEDFLIKDSDGTYRFTPSYSAENGCADNATQDIAVAKEVLQHLIASYHVLQIHSPKIDQWQEILDNLPGYQINADGALKEWSTAESEENFNHRHFSHLYPVFQSREFTEESEPVLWQASKVAFDKRLEAWLKSDEGDTTSTHGRMHAALCATQFHMPELVYDIFTMLTKYDCFYPSLMMSHYNNQEVFNVDGNGAFPQVIHEMLIDYHNQTLSLLGALPSQIDQGEIKGIRLANQLEVAHLEWELAEGKLRVHLLASGSDQNMAVKLPLYPNAKVTAFTGCKIEEKAGHISLNLHANEHTEIVFQLNNK; this comes from the coding sequence ATGAATATAAAAGACAAAATACCTTTAAGAGGTGTTTGGAATAAGGCCCCCGCTACGAAATGGGAAGAAGCTTATCTTGCGGGAAATGGTATCCAAGGTGTGATGGTATATGGTGACCCAATGCACGAAACGATAATTGGTAACCATTGTCGGTTATTTTTGCCACAAGGTAATAGCCACCAGCTACCAGAAATGGCAGAACATTTACCAGAGGTGAGAGAATTAATTCGTACACAAGGATACAAAGAAGCCTTAAAGTTTTACTACCAAAAAGCAAAACAATCTGGTTATCCAGGATTAACAATGAGTGATCCATATCACCCAGCTTTTCATTTGCATATTGATATGCCAGTAACAAATTATCAGAGCTATTATAAAAGTATAAATTATCAAACTGGTGAAATCGCAGTGAATTTTACAGAAGGAACGACAGATTATCAAAGTAAAACATTTGTATCCCGATCAGACGATGTTATTGTCTATCAATTAGAAGCGAATAAGGGAATGATTGATTGCAATGTAAGCTTAGCTAATTATGATAATCAAGGGTTAGATAGTAAGAAACAGTTAAGTGAAGAAGGGATAACAGCTCATTACCGTTATGTAAATGGTGCAGGTGGTTATGATGTTGTGATACGTTTGATTGCACCAGATGCTATATGTGAACAGAAGTTAGACAAAGTGCGTATTCGAAACACAACGAAGCTCCTCATAATCATGAAGATCTTCCCTTATCAGGATGAAAAAGATAGTAACATGGACAGTTTAACTAGTGTGATAGGGTTTGATAAAACTTATCAAGATTTATTTCAAGCACATGCTAGAATACATCAAGAAATGTTTGATCGTGTTGCGCTTAATCTTACAACTGATACACAACGCCAGCGCAATATTGAAAGCTTATTGGACGAAGCAAAGGAAAATTCCGTTTTACCTCAAGCATTAATAGAAAAAATCTATGATGCAGGTCGTTATATGTACCTATCAAGTGCAGGGGAGCTAACGCCAAATTTACAAGGGATTTGGACCGGTACATTTCATCCAGCATGGAGTGGAGATTTCACTTTTGATACCAACGTCCAGTTATCAATCGCAGCCGCACTATCTAGTAATTTATCAGAAGGATTGGCAGGTTACTTTCGACTCCTTAAAGAGTTACTTCCAGGGTTTCGAGAAAATGCACAAAAGTACTATGGGTGTAGGGGAATTATGTCATCCGCACATTCTAGTAACACCGGAAAGCATATCCATTGGAATGAGGAATGGCCGCTCCATTTTTGGACGTGTGGTGCTGGATGGCTTGGGCATTGGTTTTATCAATATTATCTGTTCACAGGTGATAAGAAATTTTTAGCAAAAGAGGCAGTACCATATTTAGAAGAAGTGGCACTATTTTATGAGGACTTTTTAATAAAAGATTCAGATGGAACGTACCGCTTTACGCCGTCTTATTCTGCAGAGAATGGCTGTGCAGATAATGCAACGCAAGACATCGCAGTCGCAAAAGAAGTGTTGCAGCATTTAATAGCTAGCTATCATGTCTTACAAATTCATTCACCAAAAATTGACCAATGGCAAGAAATACTAGATAATCTGCCAGGCTACCAAATAAACGCTGATGGAGCGTTAAAGGAATGGTCAACAGCAGAGAGTGAAGAAAATTTTAATCACCGGCATTTTTCTCACTTATATCCAGTCTTTCAAAGTAGAGAGTTTACCGAGGAAAGCGAGCCGGTGCTCTGGCAAGCAAGTAAAGTGGCATTTGATAAACGGTTAGAAGCATGGTTGAAAAGTGATGAAGGTGATACAACTTCTACGCATGGTAGGATGCACGCAGCTTTATGTGCAACACAGTTTCATATGCCAGAACTTGTCTATGATATTTTTACGATGTTAACAAAGTATGATTGTTTTTATCCATCATTGATGATGAGTCATTATAATAATCAAGAGGTTTTTAATGTCGATGGTAATGGTGCTTTTCCACAGGTAATACATGAAATGCTAATTGACTACCATAATCAGACGCTTTCCCTACTAGGTGCATTGCCTAGTCAAATAGATCAAGGCGAAATAAAAGGTATCCGTTTAGCAAATCAACTTGAAGTTGCACATTTGGAATGGGAGTTAGCAGAAGGTAAATTACGAGTGCACCTCCTAGCAAGTGGAAGTGATCAAAACATGGCAGTAAAACTACCGCTATATCCAAATGCGAAAGTAACAGCGTTTACTGGCTGCAAAATTGAAGAAAAAGCAGGTCATATCAGCTTGAACTTGCATGCTAATGAACACACAGAAATTGTATTTCAATTAAATAATAAATAA
- a CDS encoding glycoside hydrolase family 3 protein, with protein MGNLFSNPTAPLEDRLNDLMTALTLEEMITLLSTSQSAIPRLGMEAYAIGGEAAHGIVDRKGGQTTVYPQPIGLSNTWNKALLHKVGSAIGDEARIFYYQQDHKTGLTLWAPTIDMERDPRWGRTEEAYGEDPYLTGQLSTELIKGMQGADPFYLKMVAAPKHFYGNNNEYGRGSISNSIDPRNRHEYYLKAFEPAFVEAKALSMMTAYNGVNGIPAMQLKEIEEVVRETWQMDGFIVSDGGALSLNVEEYGYYDSLARALADALKKGIDCFVDDKQTVEDAAKEALANDWISAKDIRKAVSRILKVRFRLGHFDADPSKNPYSKLEKETMCSPERSRLALKVTEEALVLLKNDNKILPLDEEKLQKIAVIGPTATEVFRDWYTGYPAYAVSPLEAITSRCFRQAVTYTSGHDRIAIKAVDKQKYLAISEDGIVHADSKFITESAQFIQENWGWNANLLKSVSTNKYLTLPELANVLQTNKEEVFDWFVREKIGFYPNDEKASTYHLTSWQEEPLAVLDDQTISSGIKADMFEKVVIQSGIEQAVEQAKQSDVAIVCVGNHPMVNGRETEDRPGISLPEHQQQLIQAVYHANPNTIVVVIGSYPFALNWEQDHIPAILYSAHGSQELGTAISNVLFGDTSPSGKLSMTWYKNTDMLPDIFDYDIIKGKRTYMYADENILYPFGHGLHYGDIVYQNLEIDQSEIVENSKIKLQIKLINKGERVIKEVAQVYATIVDSQVKRPKKKLVAFEKVKLNPGESQTVSFSVTADQLQVYDVAEEAFCLEQGRCIFSVGSSSEAIYVTADPIPVIGCQLTERSLTKRTMAENYDDYERVIIDKGEHEQNCITNQSDGWICFKQVNFEAINLLQCRVTTDGGSGEIHFHMDRLDNDPVATAVIETGFPYQWLDQQVKIETSKGKHDIYLSFKGPISLLTVQLMKGEE; from the coding sequence TTGGGGAACTTATTTAGCAATCCAACTGCTCCGTTAGAAGATCGTTTAAACGATTTAATGACAGCGTTAACATTAGAAGAGATGATTACCCTTTTATCTACTTCGCAAAGTGCAATTCCGCGTTTAGGCATGGAAGCATATGCGATTGGTGGAGAAGCGGCGCATGGCATAGTAGATCGAAAAGGCGGGCAAACAACCGTCTATCCGCAACCAATCGGTCTATCAAATACATGGAATAAAGCATTACTGCATAAAGTTGGCTCAGCAATTGGGGACGAAGCGCGGATATTTTACTACCAACAAGATCATAAGACGGGTTTAACATTATGGGCACCGACGATTGATATGGAACGTGATCCGCGTTGGGGACGTACAGAAGAAGCATATGGTGAGGATCCCTATTTAACAGGACAATTATCCACAGAATTGATAAAAGGTATGCAAGGTGCTGACCCTTTTTATTTAAAAATGGTTGCAGCTCCAAAACACTTTTATGGCAATAATAATGAATATGGACGAGGAAGTATCTCAAATAGTATCGATCCTAGAAATCGACATGAATATTATCTGAAAGCATTTGAACCAGCCTTTGTCGAAGCAAAAGCATTATCTATGATGACTGCTTATAACGGTGTAAATGGTATTCCGGCAATGCAGTTGAAGGAGATAGAAGAGGTAGTCAGAGAAACGTGGCAAATGGACGGTTTTATTGTAAGTGATGGTGGTGCACTTAGTTTAAACGTCGAGGAATATGGTTATTATGACAGTCTCGCGAGAGCATTAGCTGATGCGTTAAAAAAAGGGATTGATTGTTTTGTTGATGATAAACAAACCGTCGAAGATGCAGCAAAAGAAGCGCTAGCCAACGATTGGATATCCGCAAAAGACATTAGAAAAGCTGTTTCTAGAATCTTGAAAGTCCGTTTTCGTCTCGGTCATTTTGATGCTGATCCTAGTAAGAATCCATATTCAAAATTAGAAAAGGAGACAATGTGCAGCCCGGAGCGTTCGAGGTTAGCCTTGAAAGTAACAGAAGAAGCACTTGTTTTATTGAAAAATGATAACAAGATCCTACCATTAGATGAAGAAAAACTTCAAAAAATAGCGGTAATTGGTCCAACAGCAACAGAAGTATTTCGTGATTGGTATACTGGTTATCCAGCCTATGCTGTTTCACCGTTAGAGGCTATCACGAGTAGATGCTTCCGACAAGCTGTTACTTACACCAGTGGTCATGATCGGATTGCGATAAAAGCAGTAGACAAACAGAAGTATTTAGCTATTTCAGAAGATGGTATTGTCCATGCAGATTCAAAATTTATTACAGAAAGTGCGCAATTCATACAGGAAAACTGGGGTTGGAACGCCAACCTACTAAAGAGTGTATCGACAAACAAATACCTGACATTACCGGAACTAGCAAACGTGTTACAAACAAATAAAGAAGAAGTATTTGACTGGTTTGTCCGTGAAAAAATCGGTTTTTATCCGAACGATGAAAAAGCTTCGACATATCATCTTACTTCTTGGCAAGAGGAACCATTAGCGGTATTAGATGACCAGACAATTTCATCAGGCATAAAAGCAGATATGTTTGAAAAGGTTGTGATTCAATCAGGTATTGAGCAAGCTGTAGAGCAAGCAAAACAGAGTGATGTTGCGATAGTCTGCGTTGGGAATCATCCAATGGTTAATGGTCGAGAGACAGAAGATCGCCCTGGTATTTCTTTACCGGAACACCAACAACAGTTGATTCAAGCAGTTTATCATGCAAATCCTAACACTATTGTTGTAGTGATAGGCAGTTATCCATTCGCGTTAAATTGGGAACAAGATCATATTCCAGCAATTTTATATAGTGCACACGGCTCCCAAGAGCTTGGTACAGCAATAAGTAATGTTCTGTTTGGAGATACGTCTCCCTCTGGAAAACTAAGTATGACTTGGTACAAAAATACCGATATGCTGCCAGATATCTTTGACTATGACATTATCAAAGGTAAACGCACTTATATGTATGCAGACGAGAACATTCTTTATCCATTTGGACATGGGCTCCATTACGGAGATATAGTCTATCAAAACTTAGAAATTGATCAATCAGAAATAGTAGAGAATTCAAAAATCAAGCTCCAAATTAAATTAATCAACAAAGGTGAGCGTGTCATAAAAGAAGTTGCCCAAGTCTACGCCACGATAGTAGATTCACAAGTAAAACGACCAAAGAAAAAACTAGTTGCGTTTGAGAAGGTCAAATTAAATCCAGGTGAATCACAAACCGTTTCTTTCTCAGTTACGGCGGATCAATTACAGGTTTATGATGTAGCAGAAGAAGCATTTTGTTTAGAACAAGGAAGGTGTATCTTTTCTGTCGGATCCTCAAGTGAGGCTATCTATGTAACAGCAGATCCAATTCCTGTCATTGGTTGTCAGTTGACAGAACGCTCTTTAACAAAGCGAACAATGGCAGAGAATTATGATGATTACGAGCGTGTAATTATTGATAAAGGAGAACATGAACAAAATTGTATTACCAATCAGTCAGACGGTTGGATTTGTTTTAAACAGGTGAATTTCGAAGCAATTAATCTGTTGCAATGTCGTGTTACAACGGATGGTGGTAGTGGAGAAATACATTTTCATATGGATCGATTAGATAATGACCCCGTCGCTACAGCAGTAATTGAAACAGGATTTCCATATCAATGGCTTGATCAACAGGTCAAGATCGAAACAAGTAAAGGAAAACATGATATCTATCTTTCTTTTAAAGGTCCAATTTCTCTTTTAACTGTTCAACTAATGAAGGGAGAAGAGTAA
- the xylB gene encoding xylulokinase, which yields MKYVIGVDLGTSAVKVLLVDQDGNVTDEVTKSYPLIQEKAGYSEQDPEQWIIQTKAALKELTTNYAGDTKDIQGMSFSGQMHGLILLDKQHNVLRNAILWNDTRTTKQCQEIYEKVGKDRFISITKNLALEGFTLPKILWVKENEPELFAKATKFVLPKDYLRFRLTGQIAMDYSDAAGTSLLDVGAKKWSEEICETLAIPFSLCPPLVDAETNVGTIATEIAEETGLNPETNVFAGGADNACGAIGSGILSEGKTFASIGTSGVVLSYEPTGEKDYQGKVHYFNHGEKNTYYAMGVTLAAGHSLSWFKDTFAPNEDFDALLKDVGTVPVGANGLLFSPYIVGERTPHADATIRGSYIGMDSSHQLKDFARAVLEGITFSLHESIKIFRENGKQIDTIYAIGGGAKNKVWLQMQADIFNAKVIKLKSEQGPGMGAAMLAAFGSGWFDSLKDCADHFLEEAETYQPIHENVASYQQLFELYQDIYKQTKTINQGLMAFR from the coding sequence ATGAAATATGTAATTGGTGTAGATTTAGGCACAAGTGCAGTAAAGGTTTTATTAGTAGATCAAGATGGAAATGTAACAGATGAAGTAACGAAGTCATACCCATTAATTCAAGAAAAAGCTGGTTACAGCGAACAAGATCCAGAGCAGTGGATCATCCAAACAAAAGCAGCATTGAAAGAGTTAACAACGAATTATGCTGGCGATACCAAGGATATCCAAGGTATGAGCTTTTCAGGTCAAATGCATGGACTTATTCTTTTAGATAAACAGCATAACGTGTTGCGCAATGCGATTTTATGGAATGATACACGGACAACGAAACAATGTCAGGAAATATATGAAAAAGTCGGGAAAGACCGGTTTATTTCCATTACCAAAAATTTAGCACTAGAAGGATTCACGCTACCAAAGATTTTATGGGTCAAAGAAAATGAACCAGAACTGTTTGCAAAAGCAACGAAATTTGTATTGCCGAAGGATTACCTTCGTTTCCGCTTAACGGGTCAAATTGCAATGGACTATTCTGATGCAGCAGGTACTAGTTTACTAGATGTTGGTGCGAAGAAGTGGAGTGAGGAAATCTGTGAAACACTAGCGATTCCGTTCTCCCTTTGTCCACCACTAGTTGATGCAGAAACAAACGTTGGCACGATTGCAACGGAAATTGCTGAAGAAACAGGACTTAATCCAGAAACGAATGTTTTTGCAGGTGGAGCAGATAATGCATGTGGCGCAATCGGATCTGGCATTCTGTCTGAGGGGAAAACGTTCGCAAGTATTGGTACCTCTGGTGTGGTGCTATCTTACGAACCAACTGGTGAAAAAGATTATCAAGGAAAAGTGCACTATTTCAATCACGGTGAAAAGAATACTTATTATGCGATGGGCGTCACGTTAGCTGCTGGTCATAGTCTATCTTGGTTTAAAGACACTTTTGCACCGAATGAAGACTTTGATGCACTCTTAAAAGATGTTGGTACAGTCCCAGTTGGCGCTAACGGTTTGCTTTTCTCACCTTATATCGTTGGAGAACGGACACCGCACGCGGATGCAACAATTCGTGGCAGTTATATCGGGATGGACAGCTCGCATCAGTTAAAAGATTTTGCTAGGGCGGTCTTGGAAGGTATTACGTTTTCGTTACACGAGTCGATTAAAATATTTCGTGAGAACGGTAAGCAGATTGATACGATTTATGCAATTGGTGGCGGTGCAAAAAACAAAGTATGGTTACAAATGCAAGCAGATATCTTTAATGCTAAGGTAATCAAATTGAAGAGTGAGCAAGGACCAGGTATGGGAGCGGCTATGTTAGCGGCGTTCGGCTCAGGTTGGTTCGATTCGCTAAAAGATTGTGCAGATCACTTTTTAGAAGAAGCAGAAACGTACCAACCAATTCATGAAAATGTAGCGAGCTATCAGCAGTTATTTGAGCTATATCAAGACATTTACAAGCAAACGAAAACAATAAATCAAGGCTTAATGGCATTTCGTTAA